The segment GAGGGCGGCCGGACGGTCGGCTCGGGCACCATCACCGAGATCGTCGACGACTAGGCGAGCGTTCGGCAGAAGTTCCGATCGAAGGCAGGGTGCGCGCGACATGGCAACGTTCAGCGACAAGATTCGGATCCGGCTGAAGGCGTACGACCATCGGCTGCTCGACCAGTCGACGAGCGAGATCGTCGACACGGCGCGGCGGACCGGCGCGCGGCTCGCGGGACCGATCCCTCTGCCGACGGACAAGAACAAGTGGACGGTGCTGCGTTCCCCGCATGTCGACAAGAAGTCGCGGGAGCAGTTCGAGATTCGTACTCACAAGCGCCTGATAGACATCTTCGAGCCGACGTCGCAGACGGTGGATGCGCTGATGAAGCTCGATCTGCCCGCCGGGGTGGACGTCGAGATCAAGGCGTTCGGCAAGGAGCATGCGTAGGGCCAGACCGCGTCCGAGCGGGTCGGGAATCGAGCGATGGTGACCGGGATCATTGGGCAGAAGATCGGCATGACGCAGGTGTTCGGGACCGACGGCGCGGCGCGGCCGGTCACCGTGCTCAAGGCCGGACCGTGCGTGGTCATCCAGCGCAAGCAGGCGGACCGGGACGGGTACGAGGCCGTGCAGCTCGGGCTGGTCGAGGATCGGCCGGCGCGCGTCACCAAGCCGGTGGCCGGCCTGTATGCCCGGGCGAACGTGCCCCCGACGCGGGTGCGGCGGGAGGTGCCGCTCGACGGCGGGAGCGATGCGCCGGCCGAGGGCGAGCGGGTGCTGGCCTCGCTCTTCGCCGAGGGCGAGCAGGTGGACGTCACCGGCATCAGCCGCGGTCACGGCTTTCAGGGCGTCATGAAGCGGCACGGCTTCGGCGGCGGCCGCGCGACGCACGGCTCGATGTTCCATCGGGCGCCGGGGTCGATCGGCCAGTCCTCGTATCCGTCGCGGGTCCTCAAGGGCATGCGGGCGCCGGGGCGCATGGGCGGGGACCAGGTAACGGTACGCAATCTGCGCGTCGTGACGGTCGATGCCGAGAGCAACCGGTTGGTGGTGACCGGCGCGGTGCCGGGCGCAGCGGGCGCCTACGTGGTGATTCGCCGCGCGGTCGCGCCACGCCGCGAGCCGGCGGCGCCGCCGGTCGACGAGAAGAAGAAGAAGAAGCGATGACGTGTGACGTGGTCAACGAGCACAACGAGACGGTCGACGCTTTCGAGCTGAGCGACGAGCTGTTCGCTGGACCGATCGCCACGGGCCTGATCTGGGAGTCGGTGGTTCACGAGCAGGCGGGTACGCGGCGCGGCACGCACGCCACGAAGACGCGCGGGCTCGTCAGCGGCACCGGCCGGAAGCCGTGGCGTCAGAAGGGCTCGGGCCGCGCGCGGGTCGGCGAGGCCCGAAACCCGTTGTGGCGCACCGGCGGCACCGTGTTCGGGCCGCAGCCGCGCAGCTACGAGTACCGCCTGCCGCGCAAGGTGGAGCGGGGTGCGCTGCGCGCGGCGCTGCGCGTGAAGTTCGAGGAGGGGGCCGTCGTCGTGCTGTCCGAGTTCGCGATCGACGAGCCGAAGACGCGACTGGCCGTGGAGTTGCTCGACAGGCTGGGCGTGACCGGCAAGGCGCTGCTGGTCGACGTGTCTCCGGGCAACGCTCTGGAGCGCGCGGTGAGCAATCTCCCCGACGTGCGCCTGGCGGCGTCGGGCCGTGTGACGGCGCGGGATCTGGCCAACGCGGGCCGGGTCGTCATGAGCCGGGCGGCGGCCGAGCATCTGGCGCGGGTGGTGGCGTCATGAAGTCGACCGAGGTGATTCGGAGGGCGCTGATTACCGAGAAGACCACGCTCATGCGGGAGCAGGGCCAGATTCTCGCCTTCGAGGTCGCCATGGGGGCGACGAAGGTGGACGTCAAGCGCGCGGTGCAGCAGTTGCTCGGGGCGAAGGTCGCGGAGGTGCGAACGTCCATCGCCCACGGCAAGGTCAAGCGTCAGGGACGGTTCGCGGGGCGGCGGCCGGACTGGAAGAAGGCCTACGTCCGGCTGCGCCCGGGCGAGTCCGTGCCGGAGTTCCTCGAGGGCGCATAGGGTATCGGGAAGCGAGCCAATGGCGATTCGCAAGCACAAGCCGACGTCGGCCGGCCGGCGATTCCAGAGCGTGCAGACGTTCGACGAAATCACCGTCACGCGGCCGTACCGACCGTTGACGCAGCCGCTCAAGAAGTCGGGCGGGCGGAACAACACGGGATCGATCACGATCTGGTGGCGGGGCGGTGGGCACAAGCGCGCCTACCGGGTCATAGATTTCAAGCGCGACAAGATCGGCGTTCCGGCGAAGGTGTCGACGATCGAGTACGACCCGAACCGGTCGGCGCGCATCGCGCTGGTCACCTACGCCGACGGCGAGAAGCGCTACATCCTGCATCCGCTCGGGGTGAAGGTGGGCGACTCGATCGTCGCCGGCCCGGACGTGGACATCCTGCCGGGCAACACCCTGCCGCTCAGCAACATCCCCCTCGGCACGCAGGTGCACAACGTCGAGCTGCGGCCCGGCAAGGGTGGTCAGCTCGCTCGCAGCGCAGGCGCATCGGTGCAGGTCGTGGCCAAGGACGGCAAGTACGTCACCGTTCGACTGCCGTCGGGAGAGACACGCCTCGTCATGCCGAAGTGCGTCGCGACGATCGGCCAGGTCGGCAACGTCGAGCACGAGAACGTCCGGGTCGGCAAGGCCGGCCGGAATCGCTGGCGCGGTCGCCGCCCCCATGTCTGCGGCAACGCCATGAACCCGGTCGATCATCCGCTCGGCGGGGGCGAAGGGCATGCGGCCGGGGGACGTCATCCGGTCTCGCCGTGGGGCGTTCCGGCCAAGGGTTACAAGACCCGCAAGCAGAAGCCCTCCGATCGCTTCATCCTCT is part of the Acidobacteriota bacterium genome and harbors:
- the rplD gene encoding 50S ribosomal protein L4, with the protein product MTCDVVNEHNETVDAFELSDELFAGPIATGLIWESVVHEQAGTRRGTHATKTRGLVSGTGRKPWRQKGSGRARVGEARNPLWRTGGTVFGPQPRSYEYRLPRKVERGALRAALRVKFEEGAVVVLSEFAIDEPKTRLAVELLDRLGVTGKALLVDVSPGNALERAVSNLPDVRLAASGRVTARDLANAGRVVMSRAAAEHLARVVAS
- the rpsJ gene encoding 30S ribosomal protein S10 codes for the protein MATFSDKIRIRLKAYDHRLLDQSTSEIVDTARRTGARLAGPIPLPTDKNKWTVLRSPHVDKKSREQFEIRTHKRLIDIFEPTSQTVDALMKLDLPAGVDVEIKAFGKEHA
- a CDS encoding 50S ribosomal protein L23, which gives rise to MKSTEVIRRALITEKTTLMREQGQILAFEVAMGATKVDVKRAVQQLLGAKVAEVRTSIAHGKVKRQGRFAGRRPDWKKAYVRLRPGESVPEFLEGA
- the rplB gene encoding 50S ribosomal protein L2; the encoded protein is MAIRKHKPTSAGRRFQSVQTFDEITVTRPYRPLTQPLKKSGGRNNTGSITIWWRGGGHKRAYRVIDFKRDKIGVPAKVSTIEYDPNRSARIALVTYADGEKRYILHPLGVKVGDSIVAGPDVDILPGNTLPLSNIPLGTQVHNVELRPGKGGQLARSAGASVQVVAKDGKYVTVRLPSGETRLVMPKCVATIGQVGNVEHENVRVGKAGRNRWRGRRPHVCGNAMNPVDHPLGGGEGHAAGGRHPVSPWGVPAKGYKTRKQKPSDRFILSRKKKR
- a CDS encoding 50S ribosomal protein L3, with product MVTGIIGQKIGMTQVFGTDGAARPVTVLKAGPCVVIQRKQADRDGYEAVQLGLVEDRPARVTKPVAGLYARANVPPTRVRREVPLDGGSDAPAEGERVLASLFAEGEQVDVTGISRGHGFQGVMKRHGFGGGRATHGSMFHRAPGSIGQSSYPSRVLKGMRAPGRMGGDQVTVRNLRVVTVDAESNRLVVTGAVPGAAGAYVVIRRAVAPRREPAAPPVDEKKKKKR